The sequence CCGCGGCTACTGTCGCGTCACGTCAACAGCGACCTTGACGCTGTGCTCGCCGCCGCCAAAGATTACGCCCTTCAGCGGCGTAATGTCGGCGTAGTCGCGTCCCCAGGCCAGGGTGATGTGTTGTGTGGACGGCATCAGGTTGTTGGTCGGATCAAAATCGAGCCACTGTCCGCCGGGAAAGAGCGCCGCCGCCCAGGCGTGCGATGCATCGGCGCCCTGCAGTTTTGTCTTTCCCGGCGGCGGAGAGGTTTCCAGGTAGCCGCTGACGTAGCGTCCGGCAAAGCCCAGCGAGCGCAGACAGGCCAGAAAGAGGTGCGCAAAATCCTGACAGACGCCGCGACGGTGCTCAAAGACCACGTCCAGCGGCGTTGAAACATTGGAAAAGCCGCTCTCGTATTTGAAATCGGCGTGGATGCGCGCATTCAAATCCTGGCAAGAATCGAGCAGGGCGCGACCGGAAAGAAAGCTCCGTAGCGCATACTCACGGTACTCCAGCCCCGCGGCGGCCATTGGCGAATCCAGGCGAAACTCGCTGAAGACAAAGCTGTCGGCGTGCGGCCCTTGCAACGCACGCAAGGCCTCCTCCCACGGCGGGTTGTGCGCGGGGGGCGAGGGCGGCCGCAGTTCGACAATGCTCTCGGCCACGGCTTCCAGGCGGCGGTGCGGTCGCTGCAGCGCAAAGTAGCTAACGCGATTTCCAAAATAATCGCTGCGCTCCATGCTGAAATCGGCGCCAGGTTGGATGCGCAAGCTGGCCTGCAGCGTGCGCTGGCGGTCCAGGTCTCTGGGCAGCAGCCGACCTTCGCTATGGCAGAGGTTCACATCCTCTTTATACTCGTATATAGTTTGATGACGCACACGATAGCGCGTCGTCCCAGCGTTCTCCGGCGTCGAGTCTTCCGTGTATTCCATGGTTCGACCTACAATTGCTGCAACGGCGCGGAGTGTACGAAATAGCGCGCGGCGAGGGCCTCGGAAAAGCTGCGCATCGAATCGGAGAGGCCAAGCAGGAGTTCGCCCAGGCTCTGTTGGTCGCTGAGCGCAGCATCGGACTCCTGCATCTGCAGGGCATTCCAGGCCTGCAGCGCCAGGCGTCTTTCCAGGGAGCGCCGGCGCTGGCCGTCGCTTTCATTCAGCGCCGCCACGTGCTCATCGATGCGCTGCAGCTGGAAGGCCGCCGATTGTGGATTGCTTTCATCGAAGAGCAGCAGATCAAGAGCGCCGCGGATCTGGAAACGGGCGTGGTAGCGGCGGCGGTAGGTGCGCAGGCTGTCGCGGGCCAGCAGCAAGGACTCGATGCTGGCCTCGTCATCCGTGGCGTCGCTCCAGACGAAGTAGGCTTGCAATACCGCAAAGCTTCCCAGCGCTCGCTCCACGCGCCGACCGATGTCCAGAAAGCGCCAGGCTGGACCGCGGCTCATGCTTTCGTTGGCGACGCCGGCAAATGCTGAAAGCGCCACCAGTACGCTGTCCAGCGCAGGCAGGGCGTCGCCCAGCTGCAGCGGGCGCAGGCTCAATCGGTCGCGCAAAGTATTCAGGAAACGCCAACCATCGTCGGACAATCGATCCTGTACGGAGCGTCCGGCCTGCAGCGCGTTCTCGATATTGAAACGCAAGCTGCCGCCGGCGCCGGCCTCATAGATCAGCTGCATCAAGGCCAGATCGAGCTGAGCGGCCTCCTCGAGGTCCAGCTGCGCCAGATGCAGGCCGCCGCTCAGCGCGTCCACGGCGCGGGCCAGCGGCCGCTGCGCTTCGCTCAAGCCGCGCGTTTCGCCGGCATCCACTTCGCGAATGCACTGGCGCAAGGCGCGGGCCTGCATCTCCGCCCTTTCGGCGTAGCGGCCAAGCCAGTAGAGATTCTCGGCGACACGGCTGGCCACCGAACCGCTGGCGCGATTGATTTCAACGGGCGTCGCCGAGGAACGCAAGAGCGTGGTCTCACGCAGTCGCTCCGAGGCCAGCACCCAGGTGTCTTTGGAGATGCCGCCCTTCTGGTTGGAAACCAGGGTGCTGTCCGGACTGCTGGAAACGCGCGTCAGCCCGCCTGGCATCGCCATGTAGTCCTCGCCGCGCGACAGGGCGTAGCTGCGAAGGATCATTGGCCGCGATTCCAGTCCGCGCTCGGAAAGGTGCGGTACGCGTGACAGTGGTACAATCTCCTGCGCCACATAGCCCCAGGGATTGGCGCGAATGCGATCGCAGAGTTGACGGCGCGCATTCTCCGATATCTGGGCCGGAAAGATCGCCCGTTTGCCCGGTCGCGGAAAAGTTGGCTTTACTATAATAGTTTCCAGATTGGCCAGAACATGCTGGCGCGAGTCCTCATCGCCGCACCACCAGGTCTGCACCGAAGGCAGGTAAAGGTCCTGACCCAGAAGCGCGCGACAGATGCGCGGCAAATAAGGAAAAAGCGCCGGATTGTCGAGTACGCCGGCCCCGGCCGGATTGGCCAGGGTGACATTGCCCAGACGCGCCGCCTGTAGCAAGCCTGGCGCGCCCAGCAGCGAATCCGGTCGCAGTTCCAGAGGATCGCAGAATACATCGTCCAGTCGACGCAGGATGACATCCACCTGCTCCAGCCCGTCAAGGGTGCGCAGGAACACGCGCCCATCACGCACCGTCAAATCATCGCCTTGCACCAGGGTGATGCCCAGATAGTTGGTTAGAAAGGCGTGTTCGAAGTAGGTCTCGCTGTCTGGACCTGGCGTCAACAATGCGACGCGCGGATCGTCTCGACCGGGTGCCAGTTCAGCCAGGCTGTTGCGCAGCGTGCGAAAATAGCCGGCGAGGCGATGCACCTGCGCGTCGCGGTAAATGCTGGGCAGAAAGCGCGACAGCGCGATACGATTTTCCAGCGCATAGCCGGCGCCGGAGGGCGCCTGAGCGCGGTCGGCCACGGCAACCATGGCGCCGCCTGGCAGCCGCGCAAGGTCTACGGCCAGCAAGAAAAGGCGATGAGCGCCGGCCTGAGTCATGCCGCTGCAGGCGCGCAGAAATCCGGGATGGGAAAGCACCGTTTCGGCCGGCAAGAGTCCGCGACGAATCAGGTCGCGCGGTCCGTAAAGGTCGCGCAGCACAAGGTCAAGAAGCTCTGCGCGTTGCAACAGGCCGCGCTCAATGCGATTCCATTCCCGCGAATCGTAGACGACCGGCACCAGATCCAGCGACCAGGCGCGCTCGCGACGTTGCGATTCGTCGTTGACGTTGTAGGTGACGCCGCTTTCACGCAGGCTGCGCTGCAACTCGTCCTTACGCTGTAACAGGTCGCCAAGCGGCAGCGCATCCAGCGAACGCAGCACAAAGTCCCAGTGCTGGCGCACGCCCTCCGGACCGATCATCTCATCCCAGGCCCCGCGCTTTGGCTGGTAGGCGGCGAAGGATCCAACAGCGGCGCTCAGGGCAGGCATGATCTCAGCTTGGACCGTGATCGCGCTGGCGTCGCAGATCAAGGGTCATGGGCGATTCTGGATTACGCTCCGCAGCTGGAATCTCAATTTTTCCCGGCGTATGACCGAGTCGCGTAAATCGGGACTGGCGCCGCGACTCCGCCTCGGCGGCGTTGACCGGCAATGCCTCGTAGGCGCGGCCCCCGGGATGGCTCACATAGTAGCTGCAACCGCCTGCAGAGCGGCCGCGCCGTAGATCGACCAGATCGAAGATCAGCGGGCTTTGCGCCGGAACGCAGGGATGCATCGTGTTTGGCGGATTCCAGGCCTTGTAGCGTACGCCGGCCACATATTCCCCGGAGGCGCCGCCGGGAGAGAGCGGCAGGCGGCGCATGTTGCAGAGTACGGCATAGCGATCAGGATCCAGCAGGCGGGCGCGCAGCTCCAGGCGTTCTACCGCCGAATCGACGGGACGCGATACGGCGCCCTGCCAGCTGATTTCGCCCAGCACCGGCCAGGGTTCGAGGGCCATGCGCAACTGTAGCTGGACGCCCTCAATCTCGGTTTCACCGTAGAGCGGAAAGCGAAACTCAAAGAAGGGTTCGAAATGCTCTTCCTGCAACGCAAAGCCGGCCTCGCGCAAGTCGCCCAGGACAATGTGAAAATCCTCGCGCAGGAAATGGGGCAGCATGAAGCGATCGAAGAGCTCCACACCCCAGCGTCGCAGCCGACGCGGCGGTCGCGCCGAACTCAGCATCGCTGTCAGCGCTCGCACCAGCAGCTGCTGGGCCAGATACATCTGTGGATGCGGCGGCATTTCAAAGGCGCGCAGTTCCACCAGGCCCAGGCGTTGCTGCCAGCGGTCGGGCGGGAAAAGCTTGTCGATGCAGAACTCGGCGCGGTGGGTGTTGCCGGTGATGTCCGTCAGGAGGTTGCGCAGCAGACGGTCCAGCAGCCAGGGCGCAGCCGCTTGATCAGATTTCTGGGATAGTTGTTCCAGTGCAATTTCCAGTTCGTACAAACTTTCATGACGAGCTTCATCAATGCGCGGCGCCTGGCTGGTCGGACCGACAAAAAGTCCGCTGAACAGGTAGGAGAGCGAGGGATGTCGTTGCCAGTAGCAGAGCATTGCCGGCAGCAGCGCCGGCCGCGCCAGAAAGGGGCTTTCCGCCGGCGTGGCCCCGCCCAGCGTGATGTGTGCGCCGCCGCCGGTTCCTGTCGGACGTCCATCCAGCAAAAACTTTTCAGAATGCAACTTCTCAATGGCCGCCGCCGCATAGAGCGTTTCCACGCTGCCTTGCAGCTCGTTCCAGTTTTTGGCCGGAGGAACGTTGACCTCCAGTACGCCAGGATCGGGAGTTACGGCCATGCGCTGCAGCCGGCGGTCAGGCGGCGCTTCGTAACCCTCCAGAAAGGCGCGTAGCTTGAGAACGCTCAAGGCGCGCTCGACTACTGCCATCAAGTCGACGTAGGCCTCAGCCTCCAGCGTTGGCGGCAGGAAGATGTGCAAGGCGCCGTCGCGCAATTCGATGGCCGCCGCCGTATGAAACATCCACGCCGGATCAAGCGGCGGCGCGGCGCCAAGAGCGCGCTGCTGAACGCGCAGGACTGCATCTGGCAAGGCCGGCGCCTCGGCCCCTGGATCGTGCAAATGTGGCGCAAGATCCTCCGGCCCCGTTTCGGGAGGCAGACGATTCAGGGGCAGCCGGTAACCGATAGGCGAGTCGCCTGGCGTGAGATAGAGTCCCTCCTCAGGCGCAGGCCAGATGCAGCTCAGCCAGCATTGCCGCGTCGAATGCCAGCGCAGGGGGAGTATCAATCCGCGCGGCGTCTGTTGCGCGGGCGTGGCGGCCAGGGCTGGAAGCATGGCCTGGAAGCTGCGGCGATAGAATTCGCCGCTTTGCCAGCGCTGGTAGTAGATGTCTTCCAGCGCCGGACGGAGTGCTGCGCGCGATACGCCGGCGCCATCGGCCAGGGCCTCGGCCAGCTTCTGGAGCTGGCTCCATTCCGCATTCGCGCTTTCTCCGGCGCGCATCAATAGATCCGGATTTTGCCACAGGGCGCGGCCGTCGGCGCGCCAGCAGGCCTGAATGGCCCAGCGCGGCAAGGGCTCTCCGGGATACCACTTGCCCTGTCCGTGGATGGCAACCGCCCCCGGCGCCAGATTCTCGCGCAGTCGAAATAACAGACGCGATGCGATGGCGCGTTTCTCGCCGCCATCGGCCGCCAGATTCCACTCTGGAGCATCGCGATCCTCCATCGAAACAAAGGTGGGCTCTCCGCCCATGGTCAATCCCAGCTCCGCCTTCGCCAGACGCAGTTCTACCTGTGCAGCGACGTTCTCGATCTGGCGCCATTGCGCCTCGCTGTAGGGACGCGAGGATCGCGGACCTTCATCGATGCGCTCCACCGTCATTTCAAATTGAAACTGTGAGTCGCAGGGTTCGGAAAATCCGCTGATCGGCGCTGCCAGCAAGGGCGCGGCGCTGCAGGCCAGGGGAATGTGTCCCTCGGCCGCCAGCATGCCCGAGGTTGAGTCCAGCCCAATCCAGCCGGCGCCTGGCAGATATACCTCCGTCCAGGCGTGCAAATCGCAAAAATCCTGGAGCGGGCCTTCGCCTGCCGTATCAGGGCGAAGCTGAATCAGATAGCCGGAAACAAAGCGCGCCGCCAGACCCAGCTGGCGCAGGGCCTGCACCATGGTCCACGCTGAATCGCGACAGGAGCCGCTGCCGAGCGCAAAAGTTTCAGCTACGGACTGCACGCCCGACTCCATACGTACTACGTAGTGAATTTGCTTTGCCAGCGCCTGGTTTACCTGGACCAAAAAATCGACGCTGCGCTGTTCGTTCATCGAGCGAAAAGGCTTCAAGAAATCGAGCAGCGCCGGCGGCGGCGTTTCCAGCTCCAGGTAGGGGCCAAGTTCATTGCGCTCCGCTTCCGAATAGGAAAAGGGAAAGAATTCCGCCTCCGGCTCTACGAAGAAGTCAAAGGGGTTGATGGCGGCCAGATCGGCCAGCAGGCTCACCTTAACCTGAAACTCGCGCGTCCGCTCCGGAACAGTAACGCGCGCCAGAAAGTTGCCGGAGGGGTCCTGCTGCCAGTGTAGAAAATGTTGGCCGGGCTTCACTTCCAGATGGTAGGCCAGAATGCGCGTGCGGCAATGCGCCGCCGGGCGCAGGCGAATGATCTGCGGCCCAAGATTGACGGCGCGATCGTAGCGATAGGAGCTCAAATGGTGGAGAGCTACGCGTATCGCCATGAGTTTTGAAGAAGCAAGAGCTGTGCCTGGCTTTGAGCCGGTCGGCCGCAGTGGGAGCGCATGATCTGCCCGGGAGGGCGTTTGCCGCCGCAAGCTTTGCAGGCGTTCTGCCTGATTCTCGGGCGCCGGTAGATGCATATTGTTGGAAAGAAGTTAGATTGTGAGTGAATCAAAGGCGCTTCGGCCCTGAATTCGCCCTGCCACAGGCGGCACGCGAATTGCAATGGAAGCTGCGCATTGCTGCCAGAGGCTGCGCAGCGGCGCCAGGAGTTGCCATGCCGGTGGAACTGGAAAAGTACGAAGTCGGACATTATTACGATGAAATGTTCACGGCCGAGCACGGTATCCGGCCCGGCTGGGCCAAGCTGGGCGAGAACATCGGCCGCATGTCAGCCGAGGACCTGGTGCGTCGCAAGCACTCCATCGAGCGGGCGCTTTACCGCATGGGCATCACCTTCAATCTCAATGGCGAGGGCGGCGAGCTGGAGCGCATTTTGCCCTTCGATATTATTCCGCGCATCATCCAGGCGCGCGAGTGGGAGAGCCTGGAGCAAGGCCTGCGTCAGCGCGCCCTTGCCCTGAACCTCTTTCTGGAGGATATCTACAACGATCAGAAGATCTTGCGCGACGGCGTCATTCCGCGCGCCATCATCGAATCCAGCAAGGGCTACCTCAAGCAATGCGCCAACCTTCGCCCGCCGCGCGGCGTCTGGTCGCACATCTCCGGCACCGATCTGATTCGAAATACTGACGGTCATTTTTATGTGCTGGAAGACAACATGCGCTGTCCCTCCGGCGTGTCCTACGTCCTGGAAAATCGCGAAAGCATGAAGCGCACATTTGCCGATATGTTCAATCGCATTGGCGTGCGTCCGGTTTACGACTATCCGATGCGTCTGCTGGAAACGCTGCGTTACATGTCCGACCTGGAATCGCCCTCCGTGGCCGTGCTCACGCCAGGCGTGTACAACTCCGCTTACTTCGAGCACAGCTTTCTGGCGCGGCAAATGGGCGTGCCGCTGGTGGAGGGCAAAGATCTGGCCATCATCGACGGTTATGTTCAGATGCGCACCACGCGCGGCTTTCAGCGCGTCGATGTCATCTACCGGCGAATCGACGATACTTTCCTTGATCCGGCGGCCTTCAACCCGGATTCGATGCTTGGCGTGCGCGGCCTCTTTGAAGCATATCTCAAAGGACGCGTGGCGCTGTGCAACGCGCCGGGAACCGGCGTCGCCGATGACAAGGTTGTCTATGCCTATGTGCCGCGGATCGTTAAGTACTATCTCGGCGAAGAGGCCATCATTCCCAATGTGCCTACTTACATTTGTGAAGATGAAAGCGATCGCAAGTATGTGCTGGACAATATTGACCAGCTGGTTGTGAAAGCGGCCAATGAAGCCGGCGGCTATGGCATGCTGATTGGCCCGCATTCCTCGCGCGCCGAGTGCGAGGACTTTCGCCAGCGCGTCATCCAGAACCCGCGCAACTATATTGCCCAGCCGACGCTCTCGCTATCTAGAGCGCCGACACTTGTTGAGGATCAGATCGAGGGTCGCCATGTGGACCTGCGGCCCTTTCTGCTCTACGGTCAGGAAATCTATGTGATGCCCGGCGGCCTGACGCGCGTAGCGCTGAAGCGCGGATCGCTGGTGGTAAACTCCTCGCAGGGCGGCGGCAGCAAGGACACCTGGGTGCTGCGCGAGTAGAGCTAACGGCCTATGCTCAGTCGCGTTGCGGATTCGATTTACTGGATGAACCGCTACATGGAGCGGGCGGACAGCTACGCCCGTTTCATCGACGTCAATTTGAACCTGACCCTGGATTTGCCGCCAGGCATGGCCGAGCAGTGGAGTCCGCTGGTCTACACCACCGGCGACAACCGGCTCTTTTCGGAGATTTCCAGCGAGGCCAGTCGCGAGCAGGTGCTGCGTTTTCTGATTCAAGAGGAGCGCAATCCGTCCTCGATTCGCAGCTGCCTGCTGCGCGCTCGCGAAAATGCGCGCAGCGTCCGCGAGCATCTTTCGCTGGAACTATGGGAGCACATCAACTCCTGCTACATTGCGGTGCGCGATAGCACGGCGGACATTGAGGCCATATTGCGCGAGCCGGTCGAGTTCTGCCAGCGGATCAAACGCAACCATCAACTCTTCCTGGGGCTCTTTGATCTGACACTGAGCCGCGGCGAGGCCTGGTATTTTGGCGATATCGGTCGTCAGGCGGAGCGCGCTGACAAGACGACGCGTATGCTCGATGTGAAGTACTTTGTGCTCTTGCCGCGGGCCGATGACATTGGCGAGTCCTTCGATTTGTTACAATGGTCGTCGGTGCTCAAGTCCGCCAGCGCCTTTGAAATGTACACGCGAGTCTACGATCAGGTGCTGCCGGCCAAGATCGTTCAATTTCTGCTGCTCAGCGCCGAATTTCCGCGCGCGCTGCGCTTCTGCATGGCCCAGGCCGACTCTTCATTGCGTGCGATCACCGGCAGCCCGCCGCGCGGCTTTGCCAATTCGGCGGAAAAGAAATTGGGACTCTTTCGATCGGAGCTGGATTTCACAGATATCGATGAAATATTTCGCTTTGGTCTGCACGAGTACCTCGATCTGGCGCAGTCGAAGCTGAACGATATTGGCGAGGCGCTGGCGGAGACTTTTTTCGAGAGCGCGGCGCCCACAGTCGCCGGGTAGTACTACGGAGAATTGAGGGTAAGCGTGGGGCTTGACGCAGCCAGCACGCCGTGCAATTCTTTACCGTTGGCTGCCATGTCCGCTCGCACCTTCCCCCGGCGTCAACCTGCGCGTCTTTACTCTGGCCTGCTGTGTCTGGCGGCGCTGGCTGGCTGGATGTTTGTGCTGGAACTTGCGCGCAGGGCGCAGCTGCAGCCAATCTGGCGCGACTTGATTGCCGCTGCGCAAATCGTGGGCGCATCGCTGCTTGCCTTTGGCTGCCTGTGGAGTTTTCTGCGTCGCGACCGGCGCGAATTCGAGGACCTGGCCGCGCAGCTTCGCGACATGGCGGACCTTGCCGCCGACGCCATCATCCTGATCAATGAGCGCGGGATCATTCAGAACTTCAATCGCGCCGCGACGCGACTCTTTGGTTACAGCGCGCAGGAAGCAATTGGCGCCAATGTTTCGATGTTGATGCCAGAACCCGATCGCAGTCGTCACGATTCCTATTTGCAGTCCTACCGGAAAAGCGGCGAAGCGCAGGTGATCGGGCGCGGTCGGGAAGTGATTGGCAGACGCAGCGACGGCGCTACCTTTTCACTTTACCTTTCTGTTAGCGAGATTGGCATCGGCGGTCGACGGGCCTATCTCGGTTTTCTGCATGACCTGACCGCTCTCAAGGAGCGCGAGCGCGAATTGGCCCGTAAGAGCAAGGAACTCGAACGATCCAATGAGGACCTTGAGCAATTTGCTTATGTGGCCTCCCATGATTTGCAGGAGCCGCTGCGCATGGTCGGCAGCTATGTGCAGCTGCTGGCAAGGCGCTACCGCGGCAAACTGGATGCCGATGCCGATGAGTTTATCGAGTTTGCCGTTGAAGGCGCGGAGCGCATGCAATCGATGATCAACGATTTGCTGGCTTACTCGCGGGTCGGCCGCGGCCAGCCCAAACGCTCCCAGCTAAAGCTCAATGTAGTTCTGGAGCAGGCGCTGAAAAATCTTTCAATGAGCATCAAAGAACGCAGTGCGCAAATTGAAATTCCAACTTTGCCAGAGCTGCCTGGCGATGAAACTTTGTTGATATTGCTTTTTCAAAATCTGATTGGCAATGCGCTGAAGTTTACGTTGCCGGAGCAGCAACCGACATTGAAGATTGTCGCTCAGGAGCGCGGCGATTTCTGGCGGCTGGCAATCTCGGACAACGGTATAGGCATCGATCCGCGACACCAGTCGCGAATTTTTGTGCTCTTCCAGCGGCTGAACGATCGGCAGAGCTACGCTGGCACTGGAATTGGTCTGGCTATCTGCAAAAAAATTGTGGAGCTGCACGGCGGGGCGATCGGCGTGGAGTCCGCGCCGGGCCAGGGTTCGACCTTCTATTTTACCCTGCCCAGGAGCGTTATCGATGGAGAGCACGTCAGGAGCGCAAAAGGTGAGGCCAATCGAGATATTGCTGGTTGAGGACAATCCCGCGGACATTCGCCTGACGCAGGAAATTCTGCGCGAAGCGCGGGTAGACAACAAGCTGCATGTCGCTATTGACGGCGATCAGGCGCTGCAATTTCTGAATCGCGAGGCGCCATTTCAGGACGCGCCGCGTCCTGATCTGGTGCTGCTCGACTTGAATTTGCCCCGCCGGGATGGGCGCGAGGTGCTGGCCGCCGTCAAAGATAGCGCCGACCTGCGCACCATTCCGGTTGTGGTGCTGACAACTTCGCAGGCCGAGCAGGACATTCTGCGCAGCTACAGCTTGCATGCCAATTGTTACATCAATAAGCCGGTCAACCTGGAGCAGTTTATCCGCGTAATGAATGTCATAGAAGAATTCTGGTTGAGCATTGTTCGACTGCCGGTTGCAGAGCGGCGCTAGGTCGGTTATGCGTATTCTAATCGTAGAGGATAATCAGGCCGATGCCCGGTTGCTGGAGATACTGCTGCGCGAGGAGCGCGATTTCGATGCCGACTTGAGCTTTGCCAGCAACCTGGAAGAGGGGCTTGCCGCTCTGGCGCGCGACGGCGCCGATGCCGTACTGCTGGATATGCAGCTGCCCGATTCGCAGGGCATGGGCACCCTCACTGCCATGCACGAGGCGAACCCCGAAACTCCAATCTTGCTGCTTACCGGCATGGATGATATCCGCGCTGCGGCGCGCGCTCTGCGCCTGGGGGCTCAGGACTATCTGGTCAAGGGCGCCGTCTCCGGTCCGCTCCTGACGCGAGCCATACGTTATGCCATCGATCGC comes from Leptospirales bacterium and encodes:
- a CDS encoding circularly permuted type 2 ATP-grasp protein; the protein is MFTAEHGIRPGWAKLGENIGRMSAEDLVRRKHSIERALYRMGITFNLNGEGGELERILPFDIIPRIIQAREWESLEQGLRQRALALNLFLEDIYNDQKILRDGVIPRAIIESSKGYLKQCANLRPPRGVWSHISGTDLIRNTDGHFYVLEDNMRCPSGVSYVLENRESMKRTFADMFNRIGVRPVYDYPMRLLETLRYMSDLESPSVAVLTPGVYNSAYFEHSFLARQMGVPLVEGKDLAIIDGYVQMRTTRGFQRVDVIYRRIDDTFLDPAAFNPDSMLGVRGLFEAYLKGRVALCNAPGTGVADDKVVYAYVPRIVKYYLGEEAIIPNVPTYICEDESDRKYVLDNIDQLVVKAANEAGGYGMLIGPHSSRAECEDFRQRVIQNPRNYIAQPTLSLSRAPTLVEDQIEGRHVDLRPFLLYGQEIYVMPGGLTRVALKRGSLVVNSSQGGGSKDTWVLRE
- a CDS encoding PAS domain S-box protein; protein product: MSARTFPRRQPARLYSGLLCLAALAGWMFVLELARRAQLQPIWRDLIAAAQIVGASLLAFGCLWSFLRRDRREFEDLAAQLRDMADLAADAIILINERGIIQNFNRAATRLFGYSAQEAIGANVSMLMPEPDRSRHDSYLQSYRKSGEAQVIGRGREVIGRRSDGATFSLYLSVSEIGIGGRRAYLGFLHDLTALKERERELARKSKELERSNEDLEQFAYVASHDLQEPLRMVGSYVQLLARRYRGKLDADADEFIEFAVEGAERMQSMINDLLAYSRVGRGQPKRSQLKLNVVLEQALKNLSMSIKERSAQIEIPTLPELPGDETLLILLFQNLIGNALKFTLPEQQPTLKIVAQERGDFWRLAISDNGIGIDPRHQSRIFVLFQRLNDRQSYAGTGIGLAICKKIVELHGGAIGVESAPGQGSTFYFTLPRSVIDGEHVRSAKGEANRDIAG
- a CDS encoding transglutaminase family protein, translating into MEYTEDSTPENAGTTRYRVRHQTIYEYKEDVNLCHSEGRLLPRDLDRQRTLQASLRIQPGADFSMERSDYFGNRVSYFALQRPHRRLEAVAESIVELRPPSPPAHNPPWEEALRALQGPHADSFVFSEFRLDSPMAAAGLEYREYALRSFLSGRALLDSCQDLNARIHADFKYESGFSNVSTPLDVVFEHRRGVCQDFAHLFLACLRSLGFAGRYVSGYLETSPPPGKTKLQGADASHAWAAALFPGGQWLDFDPTNNLMPSTQHITLAWGRDYADITPLKGVIFGGGEHSVKVAVDVTRQ
- a CDS encoding alpha-E domain-containing protein, whose product is MLSRVADSIYWMNRYMERADSYARFIDVNLNLTLDLPPGMAEQWSPLVYTTGDNRLFSEISSEASREQVLRFLIQEERNPSSIRSCLLRARENARSVREHLSLELWEHINSCYIAVRDSTADIEAILREPVEFCQRIKRNHQLFLGLFDLTLSRGEAWYFGDIGRQAERADKTTRMLDVKYFVLLPRADDIGESFDLLQWSSVLKSASAFEMYTRVYDQVLPAKIVQFLLLSAEFPRALRFCMAQADSSLRAITGSPPRGFANSAEKKLGLFRSELDFTDIDEIFRFGLHEYLDLAQSKLNDIGEALAETFFESAAPTVAG
- a CDS encoding response regulator; protein product: MESTSGAQKVRPIEILLVEDNPADIRLTQEILREARVDNKLHVAIDGDQALQFLNREAPFQDAPRPDLVLLDLNLPRRDGREVLAAVKDSADLRTIPVVVLTTSQAEQDILRSYSLHANCYINKPVNLEQFIRVMNVIEEFWLSIVRLPVAERR
- a CDS encoding transglutaminase family protein; translation: MAIRVALHHLSSYRYDRAVNLGPQIIRLRPAAHCRTRILAYHLEVKPGQHFLHWQQDPSGNFLARVTVPERTREFQVKVSLLADLAAINPFDFFVEPEAEFFPFSYSEAERNELGPYLELETPPPALLDFLKPFRSMNEQRSVDFLVQVNQALAKQIHYVVRMESGVQSVAETFALGSGSCRDSAWTMVQALRQLGLAARFVSGYLIQLRPDTAGEGPLQDFCDLHAWTEVYLPGAGWIGLDSTSGMLAAEGHIPLACSAAPLLAAPISGFSEPCDSQFQFEMTVERIDEGPRSSRPYSEAQWRQIENVAAQVELRLAKAELGLTMGGEPTFVSMEDRDAPEWNLAADGGEKRAIASRLLFRLRENLAPGAVAIHGQGKWYPGEPLPRWAIQACWRADGRALWQNPDLLMRAGESANAEWSQLQKLAEALADGAGVSRAALRPALEDIYYQRWQSGEFYRRSFQAMLPALAATPAQQTPRGLILPLRWHSTRQCWLSCIWPAPEEGLYLTPGDSPIGYRLPLNRLPPETGPEDLAPHLHDPGAEAPALPDAVLRVQQRALGAAPPLDPAWMFHTAAAIELRDGALHIFLPPTLEAEAYVDLMAVVERALSVLKLRAFLEGYEAPPDRRLQRMAVTPDPGVLEVNVPPAKNWNELQGSVETLYAAAAIEKLHSEKFLLDGRPTGTGGGAHITLGGATPAESPFLARPALLPAMLCYWQRHPSLSYLFSGLFVGPTSQAPRIDEARHESLYELEIALEQLSQKSDQAAAPWLLDRLLRNLLTDITGNTHRAEFCIDKLFPPDRWQQRLGLVELRAFEMPPHPQMYLAQQLLVRALTAMLSSARPPRRLRRWGVELFDRFMLPHFLREDFHIVLGDLREAGFALQEEHFEPFFEFRFPLYGETEIEGVQLQLRMALEPWPVLGEISWQGAVSRPVDSAVERLELRARLLDPDRYAVLCNMRRLPLSPGGASGEYVAGVRYKAWNPPNTMHPCVPAQSPLIFDLVDLRRGRSAGGCSYYVSHPGGRAYEALPVNAAEAESRRQSRFTRLGHTPGKIEIPAAERNPESPMTLDLRRQRDHGPS
- a CDS encoding circularly permuted type 2 ATP-grasp protein; amino-acid sequence: MPALSAAVGSFAAYQPKRGAWDEMIGPEGVRQHWDFVLRSLDALPLGDLLQRKDELQRSLRESGVTYNVNDESQRRERAWSLDLVPVVYDSREWNRIERGLLQRAELLDLVLRDLYGPRDLIRRGLLPAETVLSHPGFLRACSGMTQAGAHRLFLLAVDLARLPGGAMVAVADRAQAPSGAGYALENRIALSRFLPSIYRDAQVHRLAGYFRTLRNSLAELAPGRDDPRVALLTPGPDSETYFEHAFLTNYLGITLVQGDDLTVRDGRVFLRTLDGLEQVDVILRRLDDVFCDPLELRPDSLLGAPGLLQAARLGNVTLANPAGAGVLDNPALFPYLPRICRALLGQDLYLPSVQTWWCGDEDSRQHVLANLETIIVKPTFPRPGKRAIFPAQISENARRQLCDRIRANPWGYVAQEIVPLSRVPHLSERGLESRPMILRSYALSRGEDYMAMPGGLTRVSSSPDSTLVSNQKGGISKDTWVLASERLRETTLLRSSATPVEINRASGSVASRVAENLYWLGRYAERAEMQARALRQCIREVDAGETRGLSEAQRPLARAVDALSGGLHLAQLDLEEAAQLDLALMQLIYEAGAGGSLRFNIENALQAGRSVQDRLSDDGWRFLNTLRDRLSLRPLQLGDALPALDSVLVALSAFAGVANESMSRGPAWRFLDIGRRVERALGSFAVLQAYFVWSDATDDEASIESLLLARDSLRTYRRRYHARFQIRGALDLLLFDESNPQSAAFQLQRIDEHVAALNESDGQRRRSLERRLALQAWNALQMQESDAALSDQQSLGELLLGLSDSMRSFSEALAARYFVHSAPLQQL